One region of Mucilaginibacter sp. 14171R-50 genomic DNA includes:
- a CDS encoding glycoside hydrolase family 78 protein, translating into MIRNLLTLSLCLVLGSNCFAQLSAERLLTENQADPISIDAKTPRFSWQMEAGNTKNVLQSAYQIRVYTADDNKLIWNSNKVADSQSIYVPYKGPALTSRTAYVWQVMIWDNKGHASPWSKKATWRMGMLSPTDWKAMWIGPGYAGDMVDKPSSMFRKGITLKKTVKSAFAYITAHGLYEAQINGAKIGDAYLTPGWTSYHKRLQYQVYDVTKMLVKGENAIGAKVGSGWYRSTLVSSPNHYGKDVGLLFQLEVAYTDGTHETIVSDGSWKSATGELRYAEIYNGATIDARMEQKDWAKPGFDDSRWTAVKVQDYGKENFIATYNEPVKKHETFRALKVITTPKGEKVIDFGQNLVGWVRLNANGKAGDSIKISHTEVLDKAGNFYTENLRGAKAQNVYILKGGGNEYFEPQFTWQGFRYIKVEGVRGDLNLDNFTAVAVYSDMEPTGVFTTSNPMLNQLQHNIQWGQKGNFLDVPTDCPQRDERLGWTGDAQVFSRTASFNMNVHNFFTKWLKDVAADQNSDGSVPHIIPDVFDGQNGGATGWSDVATVVPWNMYLAYGDKELLQNQYPNMKAWVDYMQKHSKNNLWNTGWHFGDWLFYSVENDLDGMSAITSKYLIAQCFYAYSTQLLINAATALGNKADADHYTILLQQIKAAYLNEYVTPNGLISSDTQTAYTLALAFDMLPDNLREQAAGRLAANIARYDNHLTTGFLGTPYLCHALSRFGYADVAYKLLLQDTYPSWLYPIKMGATTIWERWDGIKPDGSFETPTMNSYNHYAYGAIGDWMYRVTSGIDTDPYAPGYKKIIIKPTVGGKLTYANASYQTPYGKLVSNWKIEGDTFNLDVEVPANTTATVYVPDYNEKEGYRTEHIGSGSYHFISKSFINPVNHTKP; encoded by the coding sequence ATGATCAGAAACCTACTTACTTTATCGTTATGCCTTGTTTTAGGATCAAATTGTTTTGCGCAATTAAGCGCGGAACGGCTGCTTACCGAAAACCAGGCCGATCCAATCAGCATTGATGCTAAAACACCGCGCTTTAGCTGGCAAATGGAGGCAGGGAATACAAAAAATGTATTGCAATCGGCTTATCAGATCAGGGTGTATACGGCGGATGATAATAAACTGATCTGGAATAGCAATAAGGTTGCTGATAGTCAATCGATATACGTGCCATATAAAGGCCCTGCATTAACATCGCGCACAGCTTATGTCTGGCAGGTTATGATCTGGGATAATAAAGGTCATGCCTCGCCATGGAGCAAAAAAGCTACGTGGCGCATGGGAATGTTATCTCCTACCGATTGGAAAGCAATGTGGATAGGTCCCGGTTATGCAGGCGATATGGTAGATAAACCAAGCTCCATGTTTCGTAAAGGCATCACCCTTAAAAAAACCGTAAAAAGCGCTTTTGCATATATAACCGCCCACGGCTTATACGAAGCGCAAATAAACGGCGCAAAAATTGGCGATGCCTACTTAACCCCTGGCTGGACAAGCTATCATAAACGCCTTCAATATCAGGTTTATGATGTTACAAAAATGCTGGTCAAAGGTGAAAATGCCATTGGTGCAAAGGTAGGCAGTGGTTGGTACCGGAGCACACTGGTATCAAGCCCTAACCACTATGGGAAAGATGTAGGCCTGTTGTTCCAACTGGAAGTCGCCTATACCGACGGCACACATGAAACTATCGTATCTGACGGGAGCTGGAAATCTGCAACGGGCGAGCTCCGGTACGCCGAGATATATAACGGCGCCACAATAGATGCCCGAATGGAACAAAAAGATTGGGCAAAGCCCGGTTTTGATGACAGCAGGTGGACTGCCGTAAAGGTGCAGGATTATGGTAAAGAGAACTTTATAGCAACTTATAACGAGCCGGTAAAAAAACACGAAACTTTCAGAGCACTTAAAGTTATAACAACCCCCAAAGGAGAAAAGGTTATAGACTTTGGGCAAAACCTGGTGGGTTGGGTACGGTTAAACGCCAACGGCAAAGCCGGCGATTCGATAAAAATATCCCACACGGAGGTGTTAGATAAGGCGGGGAACTTTTACACCGAAAACCTTAGGGGCGCAAAAGCGCAAAACGTATATATCCTTAAAGGCGGCGGCAATGAATATTTTGAACCCCAGTTTACCTGGCAGGGATTCAGATACATTAAGGTTGAAGGCGTTAGGGGCGATTTAAACCTTGATAACTTTACCGCTGTGGCCGTTTATTCGGATATGGAACCTACAGGGGTGTTTACCACATCAAACCCGATGCTGAACCAGTTGCAGCATAATATACAATGGGGTCAAAAAGGCAATTTCCTGGATGTGCCCACAGATTGCCCGCAACGTGACGAACGCCTAGGCTGGACAGGCGACGCGCAGGTGTTTTCGCGCACGGCATCGTTTAACATGAACGTGCACAACTTTTTTACTAAATGGTTAAAAGATGTAGCTGCCGACCAAAACAGCGATGGCAGTGTGCCGCATATTATTCCTGATGTATTTGATGGCCAAAACGGAGGTGCTACGGGTTGGAGCGATGTTGCAACCGTTGTGCCATGGAACATGTACCTGGCCTATGGGGATAAAGAATTATTACAAAACCAATATCCAAACATGAAGGCATGGGTTGATTACATGCAGAAACATTCGAAAAACAACCTTTGGAACACTGGCTGGCACTTTGGCGACTGGCTGTTTTATAGCGTAGAGAATGATCTTGATGGTATGTCGGCCATAACCAGCAAGTATTTAATAGCGCAGTGCTTTTACGCATACTCAACCCAGTTACTGATAAATGCGGCCACTGCATTAGGCAATAAAGCGGATGCAGACCACTACACCATTTTATTACAACAAATAAAAGCGGCGTATTTAAACGAGTACGTAACGCCAAATGGCCTTATCTCCTCGGATACGCAAACCGCTTATACGCTCGCCTTAGCGTTTGATATGCTGCCCGATAATTTACGTGAACAGGCCGCCGGAAGGCTGGCGGCTAACATTGCCCGGTATGATAACCATTTAACCACCGGCTTTTTGGGTACCCCCTATCTATGCCATGCCTTAAGCCGCTTTGGTTATGCCGATGTTGCTTATAAACTATTGCTGCAGGATACTTACCCATCGTGGTTATACCCTATAAAAATGGGCGCTACTACTATTTGGGAAAGATGGGACGGCATAAAACCTGATGGTAGTTTCGAAACCCCAACCATGAATTCCTACAACCATTACGCTTATGGCGCCATTGGCGATTGGATGTACCGGGTTACATCGGGCATTGATACGGACCCCTATGCCCCCGGCTATAAAAAGATAATTATCAAGCCAACCGTTGGTGGTAAATTAACCTATGCTAATGCAAGTTATCAAACACCTTATGGCAAACTAGTATCTAACTGGAAAATAGAGGGCGATACGTTTAACCTTGATGTTGAAGTACCGGCCAATACCACCGCTACCGTTTATGTGCCCGATTACAACGAAAAAGAAGGTTATAGAACAGAACACATAGGTTCGGGCAGTTACCATTTTATCAGCAAATCATTTATCAATCCGGTTAATCACACTAAGCCATAA
- a CDS encoding FGGY-family carbohydrate kinase: MSAIPVIAIFDVGKTNKKLFLFDENYQIVFEKTARFLETVDEDGYPCENIESLRLSVFDSLSEVFRMSEFKVKAVNFSAYGASFIYVGEDGKPLTPLYNYLKSYPEELSEQFYAKYGGKDKVSVQTASPVLGSLNSGLQLYRLKYEQPEVFKKIKYALHLPQYLSYLLTGKACSDLTSIGCHTCLWDFEQNRYHEWTQHEGIALKLPPILPANKVMPALFPGNNYKVGIGLHDSSAALIPYLVNFHEPFILISTGTWCISLNPFNQQPLTANELKDDCLSYLQYQGQPVKASRLFSGYEHEQQVKKIAAHFHTDIIKYRNVIFEPEVISHLKAKKNSVTQNADAKTSAFEKRDLSEFHNDIEAYHQLVLDLINQQVYATQLVLKGTPVKRIFVDGGFSKNSVFMHLLASAFPAIEVFSASMAQATAVGAALAIHKEWNRKPIPNDIIQLKYYSSSQTISI, from the coding sequence ATGAGTGCGATACCCGTTATAGCCATATTTGATGTTGGGAAGACGAATAAAAAGTTATTCCTGTTTGACGAGAATTACCAGATAGTTTTTGAAAAAACAGCCCGCTTTTTAGAGACAGTGGATGAGGATGGCTATCCATGCGAAAATATTGAGAGCTTAAGGCTTTCGGTGTTCGATTCGCTGAGCGAGGTTTTCCGCATGAGTGAGTTTAAGGTAAAGGCAGTGAATTTTTCGGCCTATGGTGCAAGCTTTATTTATGTTGGCGAGGATGGCAAACCACTTACGCCCCTGTACAACTATCTAAAAAGTTACCCGGAAGAATTGAGCGAGCAATTTTATGCAAAATATGGAGGTAAAGACAAAGTGAGCGTGCAAACCGCATCGCCGGTGCTGGGCAGCTTAAATTCCGGGCTGCAGCTCTACCGTTTAAAGTACGAACAACCTGAAGTTTTTAAAAAAATAAAATACGCACTGCATTTACCCCAATACCTGAGCTATTTGCTTACCGGAAAAGCTTGTTCTGACCTCACCAGTATTGGCTGCCACACCTGCCTTTGGGATTTCGAACAAAACCGCTATCATGAATGGACGCAACACGAGGGCATCGCGCTAAAGTTGCCCCCTATATTACCTGCTAACAAGGTGATGCCTGCGTTATTCCCCGGCAATAACTACAAGGTGGGAATTGGCCTGCATGATAGTTCAGCGGCGCTTATCCCATACCTGGTTAATTTTCATGAGCCGTTTATACTCATCAGTACCGGTACCTGGTGCATCAGCTTAAATCCTTTTAACCAGCAGCCCTTAACAGCCAATGAATTGAAAGACGACTGTTTGAGCTACCTGCAATACCAGGGCCAGCCGGTAAAGGCATCAAGGTTGTTTTCGGGGTACGAGCACGAGCAGCAGGTTAAAAAAATTGCAGCACACTTCCATACCGATATTATCAAATACCGGAACGTTATATTTGAGCCGGAAGTTATCAGTCACCTGAAAGCCAAAAAAAATTCGGTGACACAAAATGCCGATGCCAAAACATCCGCGTTTGAGAAAAGGGACCTTTCTGAATTTCATAATGATATAGAAGCTTATCATCAACTTGTGCTCGACCTTATAAACCAACAGGTTTACGCCACGCAACTGGTATTAAAAGGCACCCCGGTAAAACGCATATTTGTTGACGGCGGCTTTAGCAAAAACAGTGTATTTATGCATTTGCTTGCTTCAGCTTTCCCGGCAATTGAAGTATTCTCGGCTTCCATGGCGCAGGCTACTGCAGTAGGCGCGGCGTTGGCTATTCATAAAGAATGGAACCGGAAACCTATACCAAATGATATTATCCAATTGAAATATTATTCTTCCAGTCAAACCATTAGTATATGA